The following coding sequences are from one Streptomyces sp. V3I7 window:
- the msrA gene encoding peptide-methionine (S)-S-oxide reductase MsrA, producing MLFGRTPQLPTPEQALKGRPEPAFEVPERHTVLGTPLAGPYPEGLETADFGLGCFWGAERKFWQLPAGVHTTLVGYQGGSTENPLYEEVCSGLTGHTEAVRVVYDPAVISYDRLLKTFWESHDPTQGFRQGNDVGTQYRSAIYTHTPEQAAAAEASRAAYQKVLSDSGHGTITTEILPAEGRPFYPAEPYHQQYLDKNPAGYCGIGGTGVSCPIGVAPAPGGADQ from the coding sequence ATGCTCTTCGGCCGTACGCCCCAGCTTCCCACCCCTGAGCAGGCACTCAAGGGCCGGCCCGAGCCCGCCTTCGAGGTCCCCGAGCGCCACACGGTCCTCGGCACCCCGCTCGCCGGCCCCTACCCCGAGGGCCTGGAGACCGCCGACTTCGGCCTCGGTTGCTTCTGGGGCGCCGAGCGCAAGTTCTGGCAGCTCCCGGCGGGCGTCCACACCACTCTGGTCGGCTACCAGGGCGGCTCCACCGAGAACCCCCTGTACGAGGAGGTCTGCTCGGGCCTGACCGGCCACACGGAGGCGGTCCGCGTGGTCTACGACCCGGCGGTGATCTCGTACGACCGTCTCCTGAAGACCTTCTGGGAGTCCCACGACCCCACGCAGGGCTTCCGCCAGGGCAACGACGTCGGCACCCAGTACCGCTCGGCGATCTACACCCACACCCCCGAACAGGCCGCCGCGGCCGAGGCGTCCCGCGCCGCCTACCAGAAGGTGCTGAGCGACTCGGGCCACGGCACGATCACCACGGAGATCCTCCCGGCCGAGGGCCGCCCCTTCTACCCGGCCGAGCCGTACCACCAGCAGTACCTGGACAAGAACCCGGCGGGCTACTGCGGGATCGGCGGGACCGGTGTCTCCTGCCCGATCGGCGTGGCGCCCGCGCCCGGCGGCGCGGACCAGTAG
- a CDS encoding cystathionine gamma-synthase, protein MSDTHNSQHFETLAIHAGNTADPLTGAVVPPIYQVSTYKQDGVGGLRGGYEYSRSANPTRTALEENLAALEGGRRGLAFASGLAAEDTLLRALLSPGDHVVIPNDAYGGTFRLFAKVATRWGVEWSVADTSDPASVRAAMTPKTKVVWVETPSNPLLGITDIAAVAQIAHDAGAKLVVDNTFATSYLQQPLSLGADVVVHSLTKYMGGHSDVVGGALIVSDQGLGEELAYHQNAMGAVAGPFDSWLVLRGTKTLAVRMDRHSENATKIADMLSRHPRVTRVLYPGLPDHPGHEIAAKQMRAFGGMISFQVAGGEEAAVEVCNRAKVFTLGESLGGVESLIEHPGRMTHASAAGSALEVPSDLVRLSVGIENVDDLLEDLQQALG, encoded by the coding sequence ATGAGCGACACCCATAACAGCCAGCATTTCGAGACCCTTGCGATCCACGCGGGCAACACCGCCGATCCCCTCACCGGCGCGGTCGTCCCGCCGATCTACCAGGTCTCGACCTACAAGCAGGACGGCGTCGGCGGCCTGCGCGGCGGCTACGAGTACAGCCGTAGCGCCAACCCGACCAGGACCGCCCTGGAAGAGAACCTCGCCGCCCTCGAGGGCGGCCGACGCGGCCTCGCGTTCGCCTCCGGCCTCGCGGCCGAGGACACCCTGCTGCGCGCGCTGCTCAGCCCGGGCGACCACGTGGTCATCCCGAACGACGCGTACGGCGGTACGTTCCGTCTGTTCGCGAAGGTCGCCACCCGCTGGGGCGTGGAGTGGTCCGTGGCCGACACCAGCGACCCGGCATCCGTGCGGGCCGCCATGACCCCGAAGACCAAGGTCGTCTGGGTGGAGACCCCCTCCAACCCGCTGCTCGGCATCACCGACATCGCGGCCGTCGCTCAGATCGCCCACGACGCGGGCGCCAAGCTCGTCGTGGACAACACCTTCGCCACGTCCTACCTCCAGCAGCCGCTCTCGCTCGGCGCGGACGTCGTCGTGCACTCCCTGACCAAGTACATGGGCGGTCACTCGGACGTCGTCGGCGGCGCCCTGATCGTCTCCGACCAGGGCCTCGGCGAGGAGCTGGCGTACCACCAGAACGCGATGGGCGCGGTCGCCGGTCCGTTCGACTCCTGGCTGGTGCTGCGCGGCACCAAGACGCTCGCCGTGCGCATGGACCGGCACAGCGAGAACGCCACGAAGATCGCCGACATGCTGAGCCGGCACCCGCGCGTGACGCGCGTGCTGTACCCGGGTCTGCCGGACCACCCCGGTCACGAGATCGCCGCCAAGCAGATGAGGGCGTTCGGCGGCATGATCTCCTTCCAGGTCGCGGGCGGCGAGGAGGCGGCCGTCGAGGTGTGCAACCGCGCCAAGGTGTTCACCCTCGGTGAGTCCCTGGGCGGCGTCGAGTCGCTCATCGAGCACCCGGGCCGCATGACCCACGCCTCCGCGGCCGGTTCGGCCCTGGAGGTCCCCTCCGACCTCGTGCGCCTGTCCGTGGGCATCGAGAACGTCGACGACCTGCTCGAGGACCTTCAGCAGGCCCTCGGCTAG
- a CDS encoding sigma factor-like helix-turn-helix DNA-binding protein, which produces MRERRASQEARRAREFEAFVAGAAGRLLHAATLLTAEAPDDNPRARRLLVLALAHTYASWDRLRGDDPYDRARRYLATRFARGTWHQYGGFGRARPHAASPLAPLTPQERLILVLRLYEGVAEEQAAALLGLPRERVHTVCDRATATLLHPSPGRPSAVTGVKAASS; this is translated from the coding sequence GTGCGTGAACGGCGAGCGTCCCAGGAAGCCCGCCGGGCCCGGGAGTTCGAGGCGTTCGTCGCGGGCGCGGCAGGGCGGCTGCTGCATGCCGCGACCCTGCTGACCGCGGAGGCGCCGGACGACAACCCGCGCGCGCGGCGGCTCCTCGTCCTGGCGCTCGCCCACACCTACGCCTCCTGGGACCGGCTGCGCGGCGACGATCCGTACGACCGCGCCCGCCGGTACCTCGCGACGCGCTTCGCGCGCGGGACGTGGCACCAGTACGGCGGCTTCGGCCGCGCCCGCCCGCACGCGGCGAGCCCGCTGGCCCCGCTCACGCCCCAGGAGCGGCTGATCCTCGTCCTGAGGTTGTACGAGGGCGTCGCCGAGGAGCAGGCCGCGGCGCTGCTCGGCCTGCCGAGGGAGAGGGTACACACCGTGTGCGACCGGGCGACGGCCACACTGCTGCATCCGTCACCGGGGCGCCCATCGGCGGTGACGGGAGTGAAGGCGGCCTCCTCGTGA
- a CDS encoding MarR family winged helix-turn-helix transcriptional regulator has product MSTDMTTVGDTGLLDALQHEVAVFARRAEQTRLGGIGQVRNSMDRAAYLLLNRLDNEGPMGVKALASSMGIDSSTVTRQVAPLVDTGLVKRTSHPEDGRAVVLQLSPRGLARLEEVRSSRRQLMAELTREWTPEERESFCTLLTRFNGALSARMTVQGVPGPETPPTS; this is encoded by the coding sequence ATGTCGACGGACATGACGACAGTCGGCGACACCGGACTCCTCGACGCCCTCCAGCACGAGGTGGCCGTGTTCGCCCGCCGTGCCGAGCAGACCCGGCTCGGCGGCATCGGGCAGGTGCGCAACTCCATGGACCGCGCCGCGTACCTGCTGCTCAACCGGCTCGACAACGAGGGCCCGATGGGTGTGAAGGCCCTCGCGTCGAGCATGGGCATCGACTCCTCGACGGTCACCCGGCAGGTGGCTCCGCTGGTCGACACCGGGCTGGTCAAGCGCACCTCGCACCCCGAGGACGGCCGGGCGGTGGTGCTTCAGCTCTCCCCGCGCGGGCTGGCCCGGCTGGAGGAAGTACGTTCGTCGAGGCGGCAGTTGATGGCCGAGCTGACGCGGGAATGGACACCGGAGGAGCGCGAGTCGTTCTGCACGCTCCTCACGCGCTTCAACGGCGCGCTCTCCGCCCGGATGACGGTCCAGGGCGTGCCCGGGCCGGAGACGCCGCCCACCTCCTGA
- the ilvA gene encoding threonine ammonia-lyase, with translation MSYGTADSWGPVTLDDVRGAQKMLTGVARVTAMEGSRHLSQLVGAPVHLKCENLQRTGSFKLRGAYVRIAGLLPEERAAGVVAASAGNHAQGVALASSLLGVHSTVFMPKGAPLPKISATREYGAEVRLHGDVVDETLAAAREYADRTGAVFIHPFDHPDIIAGQGTVGLEILEQCPEVGTIVVGMGGGGLAAGIAVAVKALRPDVRIVGVQAAGSAAYPPSLAAGRPVSIEHPVTMADGIKVGRPGDVPFGIVESLVDEVRTVTEDELSAALLLCLERAKLVVEPAGAGPVAALLIDPGAFPGPVVAVLSGGNVDPVLLQRVLRHGMAAQGRYLAVRLRLPDSPGALAEMLGVLSVADANVLDVSHVRTDPRLGLTEAEVELHLETKGPEHCTEVAHALREAGYTVID, from the coding sequence ATGAGCTACGGCACGGCTGACTCATGGGGCCCCGTCACTCTCGACGACGTACGAGGCGCCCAGAAGATGCTCACGGGCGTGGCGCGGGTGACCGCCATGGAGGGCAGCAGGCACCTGTCCCAGCTGGTCGGCGCCCCGGTCCACCTCAAGTGCGAGAACCTCCAGCGGACGGGATCGTTCAAGCTGCGCGGCGCGTACGTGCGGATCGCCGGGCTGCTGCCCGAGGAGCGGGCCGCCGGCGTGGTGGCCGCGAGCGCGGGGAACCACGCGCAGGGCGTGGCGCTGGCCTCGTCGCTGCTCGGCGTGCACTCCACCGTGTTCATGCCGAAGGGGGCGCCGCTGCCGAAGATCAGCGCCACCCGGGAGTACGGCGCGGAGGTGCGCCTGCACGGTGACGTGGTCGACGAGACGCTGGCGGCGGCGCGGGAGTACGCGGACCGGACCGGTGCGGTGTTCATCCACCCCTTCGACCACCCCGACATCATCGCGGGACAGGGCACGGTCGGCCTGGAGATCCTGGAGCAGTGCCCGGAGGTCGGCACGATCGTCGTCGGCATGGGCGGCGGGGGACTGGCGGCCGGGATCGCCGTCGCGGTGAAGGCGCTGCGGCCGGACGTGCGGATCGTGGGCGTGCAGGCGGCGGGCTCGGCGGCGTATCCGCCCTCGCTCGCGGCGGGGCGCCCGGTGTCCATCGAGCACCCGGTGACGATGGCCGACGGCATCAAGGTGGGGCGGCCCGGCGACGTGCCGTTCGGGATCGTCGAGTCGCTCGTCGACGAGGTCCGCACGGTCACCGAGGACGAACTGTCCGCCGCGCTGCTGCTGTGCCTGGAGCGGGCGAAGCTGGTCGTCGAGCCGGCCGGAGCGGGCCCGGTCGCGGCGCTGCTGATCGATCCCGGCGCGTTTCCCGGGCCGGTCGTCGCGGTGCTGTCCGGCGGCAACGTCGACCCGGTGCTGCTCCAGCGGGTCCTGCGGCACGGCATGGCCGCGCAGGGCCGCTACCTGGCCGTACGGCTGCGGCTGCCCGACAGTCCGGGGGCCCTCGCGGAAATGCTCGGGGTGTTGTCAGTGGCTGACGCTAACGTCCTCGACGTGAGCCATGTACGGACCGATCCGCGGCTCGGGCTCACGGAGGCGGAGGTGGAGCTGCACCTGGAGACGAAGGGGCCGGAGCACTGCACCGAGGTCGCCCACGCCCTGCGCGAGGCCGGCTACACGGTCATCGACTGA
- a CDS encoding ATP-binding cassette domain-containing protein, with product MPGAIYAEGLVKTFGDVRALDGVDLDVPEGTVLGLLGPNGAGKTTTVRCLTTLLRPDSGHAVVAGVDVLEHPDAVRRSIGLSGQFAAVDEYLTGRENLQMVGRLYQMKTKRAKARAAELLEQFNLTDAADRPTKTYSGGMRRRLDLAAALVVSPPVMFMDEPTTGLDPRNRQQLWEVIKQLVSGGTTLLLTTQYLEEADHLAHDIAVVDHGRVIAQGTSDQLKARTGGERVEVVVHEREHIPVAAEVLRGFGKGETTVEEHTRKLTVPVTGGAKLLAEVIRELDTRGIEMDDIGLRRPTLDDVFLSLTGHVAEAKDEEGGGQGGRTDSGKDSRKEAVK from the coding sequence ATGCCAGGCGCCATCTATGCCGAAGGTCTGGTGAAGACCTTCGGTGACGTAAGGGCACTGGACGGCGTCGACCTCGATGTCCCCGAGGGCACGGTCCTCGGCCTGCTCGGGCCGAACGGCGCGGGCAAGACGACGACCGTCCGCTGTCTGACGACCTTGCTGCGCCCCGACAGCGGCCACGCCGTCGTCGCGGGTGTCGACGTCCTCGAGCATCCGGACGCCGTGCGCCGTTCGATCGGCCTGTCCGGCCAGTTCGCGGCGGTCGACGAATACCTCACCGGCCGGGAGAACCTCCAGATGGTCGGCCGGCTCTACCAGATGAAGACGAAGCGGGCGAAGGCCCGCGCGGCGGAGCTGCTGGAGCAGTTCAACCTCACGGACGCCGCCGACCGCCCCACCAAGACCTACTCCGGAGGCATGCGCCGCCGCCTCGACCTCGCGGCCGCCCTCGTGGTCTCCCCGCCCGTGATGTTCATGGACGAGCCCACGACCGGCCTCGACCCGCGCAACCGCCAGCAGTTGTGGGAGGTCATCAAGCAGCTGGTCTCCGGCGGTACCACGCTGCTGCTCACCACCCAGTACCTGGAGGAGGCCGACCACCTCGCCCACGACATCGCGGTCGTCGACCACGGCCGCGTCATCGCCCAGGGCACCTCCGACCAGCTCAAGGCCCGCACAGGCGGCGAGCGCGTCGAGGTCGTCGTGCACGAGCGGGAGCACATACCGGTCGCCGCCGAGGTGCTGCGCGGCTTCGGCAAGGGCGAGACCACGGTCGAGGAGCACACGCGCAAGCTGACCGTTCCCGTCACCGGCGGTGCCAAGCTGCTCGCCGAGGTCATCCGCGAGCTGGACACCCGCGGCATCGAGATGGACGACATCGGCCTACGCCGCCCCACCCTCGACGACGTCTTCCTGTCGCTGACGGGGCACGTGGCCGAGGCGAAGGACGAAGAGGGCGGCGGCCAGGGCGGCCGCACCGACAGTGGCAAGGACAGCCGCAAGGAGGCCGTGAAGTGA
- a CDS encoding integral membrane transport protein → MSAVTETARVAAPANPVSQLVRDSLIVAQRNLIRMSRIPDPVRSSRRGSISPRIQDQRSNASKEQVK, encoded by the coding sequence GTGAGTGCCGTCACCGAGACCGCGCGGGTGGCGGCGCCCGCCAACCCCGTCAGCCAGCTCGTCCGCGACTCGCTGATCGTGGCCCAGCGGAACCTGATCCGCATGTCACGGATTCCGGATCCTGTTCGCTCGTCTCGGCGAGGTTCCATCTCGCCGCGCATCCAAGACCAGCGGTCCAACGCCTCGAAGGAGCAGGTGAAGTGA
- a CDS encoding ABC transporter permease, translating to MSDSLVVAHRNLIRMGRIPEMLIFGLIQPIMFVVLFTYVFGGSIQVGSSNATQAYREFLMAGIFAQTVTFATAGAGAGIADDMHKGLIDRFRSLPMARGAVLTGRTIADLAQTALTLVVLAVVALIVGWRTHENLGKALAGFGLLLLLGYAFSWIGALIGLSVRTPEAATSGGLIWLFPLTFISNAFVDANQMPSFLRHIAEWNPFSATVQACREMFGNLPPGFRTPDAWPMQHPVWASLIWSIVIILIFRTLAVRKYRRAAG from the coding sequence ATGAGCGATTCCCTGGTCGTCGCCCATCGGAACTTGATCCGCATGGGCCGGATTCCCGAAATGCTTATTTTTGGGCTGATCCAGCCAATCATGTTCGTGGTGCTGTTCACCTACGTGTTCGGCGGCTCGATCCAGGTCGGCTCGTCCAACGCCACCCAGGCCTACCGCGAGTTCCTGATGGCCGGCATCTTTGCCCAGACCGTCACGTTCGCCACGGCGGGCGCGGGTGCGGGCATCGCCGACGACATGCACAAGGGTCTCATCGACCGCTTCCGCTCCCTGCCGATGGCACGTGGTGCGGTGCTGACCGGCCGGACCATCGCCGACCTGGCTCAGACGGCGCTTACGCTCGTCGTCCTGGCGGTCGTCGCCCTGATCGTCGGCTGGCGCACGCACGAGAACTTGGGCAAGGCGCTCGCCGGATTCGGCCTGCTCCTGCTCCTCGGGTACGCGTTCTCGTGGATCGGCGCACTCATAGGCCTGTCCGTGCGCACTCCTGAAGCGGCGACCTCGGGCGGTCTGATCTGGCTGTTTCCGCTGACGTTCATCTCAAATGCGTTCGTCGACGCGAACCAGATGCCGTCCTTCCTGCGGCACATCGCGGAGTGGAACCCGTTCAGCGCCACCGTGCAGGCGTGCCGCGAGATGTTCGGCAACCTTCCCCCGGGCTTCCGGACGCCCGACGCCTGGCCCATGCAACACCCCGTGTGGGCCTCGCTGATCTGGTCGATCGTGATCATCCTGATCTTCCGCACCCTCGCGGTCCGCAAGTACCGCCGGGCGGCCGGTTGA
- a CDS encoding winged helix-turn-helix domain-containing protein has protein sequence MRYAQGGGLTDERRAFREELRLEAAERFQQGDENRVITHNLRVSVRSVQRWRKAWSQDGPRALASKGPASLPLLSDELFAVVERELAKGPVAHGWPDQTWTLSRIKTLIGRRFHKSYTPQGVAALLKRHGWSCQVPARRAIERDENAVAGWMKETWLQVEGPWRRSTPGSSSRTRPDSR, from the coding sequence ATGAGGTATGCGCAAGGGGGCGGGCTGACCGACGAACGGCGGGCCTTCCGCGAGGAGTTGCGGTTGGAGGCGGCCGAGCGCTTCCAGCAGGGCGACGAGAACAGGGTCATCACTCACAACCTGCGGGTCAGCGTCCGGTCGGTACAGCGCTGGCGCAAGGCCTGGTCGCAGGACGGGCCGAGAGCCCTGGCCTCGAAGGGCCCGGCATCGCTGCCTCTGCTCAGCGACGAACTGTTCGCCGTGGTGGAGCGTGAGCTGGCCAAGGGGCCAGTGGCACATGGGTGGCCGGACCAGACCTGGACCCTGTCGCGGATCAAGACGCTGATCGGGCGCCGCTTCCACAAGAGCTACACCCCGCAAGGGGTGGCCGCCCTGCTCAAGCGGCACGGCTGGAGCTGCCAGGTCCCCGCCCGGCGGGCGATCGAGCGGGACGAGAACGCGGTGGCCGGCTGGATGAAGGAGACCTGGCTCCAGGTGGAAGGACCGTGGCGGCGCTCGACGCCTGGCTCGTCTTCGAGGACGAGGCCGGATTCTCGATGA
- a CDS encoding DUF3592 domain-containing protein, with amino-acid sequence MGYIPSLAILVFAVAANWPRFILKRRGVRTQGQKGGDSWGSGILSVDVIYRDHEGKRHYVTVAPEYLPTGGRSSVIEVVYDPRNPKRAMSAGEFERPAWKTTDGGILFVAVGIALLYTVFVLLLT; translated from the coding sequence ATGGGGTACATACCCTCGCTGGCCATTCTGGTGTTTGCCGTGGCGGCCAACTGGCCGCGTTTCATCCTCAAGCGGCGTGGCGTGCGCACGCAGGGGCAAAAGGGCGGCGACAGCTGGGGGTCCGGGATTCTCTCGGTGGACGTCATCTACCGAGACCACGAGGGGAAGCGCCACTACGTAACCGTAGCTCCCGAGTACCTACCCACAGGGGGGCGCTCGTCCGTCATCGAGGTCGTTTACGATCCACGGAATCCCAAGAGGGCGATGTCGGCGGGAGAGTTTGAGCGGCCCGCCTGGAAGACCACCGACGGCGGGATCCTCTTCGTCGCGGTCGGCATCGCCCTGCTCTATACGGTGTTCGTTTTGCTCCTGACGTGA
- a CDS encoding recombinase family protein has translation MRGRRTARGVIRVAVYLRVSTAKQVEGYGLDTQKKQCMAWLNYKLGPGKYKIHKVYVDGGESGKKDSRPDLDEMTEAIEKGLIDLVVFGKLDRIGRTMEDIHLWVFNATKHHKIRVATADGRLDSDDELFGIMLSLLSYMAELEHTLILERTAGGRDQKLAAGGWPLGQPPYGVMLSGKGSKAVPVLCEDEVQVIDIAASLLVDLGYSRDEAAAHLNNLGSRTRKGLSWTGANLAKRLNSTALDGYVEFRIERTTEEDEEETFEVFRIEVPRPISDPKRVEALRRALNRRSFKKKNLTHYLFTGRLHALCGGYYTGGKPAESPIAYYRCMGKRLGLKCECTELPAPDVEKAIWTEVEALLSEVDKFRALAAKWLGAIPARAETYRKRLAELDAQIEKKRASRKGQLLEKLTQIFEDELGEGAGDGIDEETIREVKQALQAKEDELIAERDRLARWLREAEEQQQRADEIVSLVEERATEMDSFTPVQRRDLLDLLDIRVQVTGKGQPHRKGIADPLTEWHRETGTLVPLKISDGEWARVDAVLPDFRQTGTPKREMFEAILWKLRTAAGWSDVRMSGNSWGAARRRAEAWRTSGAWEAAMEALKRCGGVPVPPLMVLPPMEVWGSIDPRFTALELEACESEGDGCNQNHTHAQSSGSSSRSCSWCCSPTCSADPCRSEAAPARPPTPTS, from the coding sequence ATGCGCGGGCGTCGGACCGCTCGGGGCGTGATTCGGGTAGCCGTCTACCTTCGCGTATCTACCGCGAAGCAGGTCGAGGGATACGGCCTCGACACTCAGAAAAAGCAGTGCATGGCATGGCTGAACTACAAGCTCGGCCCTGGCAAGTACAAGATTCACAAGGTTTACGTCGACGGCGGAGAGTCCGGAAAGAAGGACTCGCGACCTGACCTCGACGAGATGACCGAGGCCATTGAGAAAGGCCTGATCGACCTCGTCGTGTTCGGCAAGCTGGACCGCATTGGGCGGACCATGGAGGACATCCACCTCTGGGTGTTCAACGCCACCAAGCACCACAAGATCAGGGTTGCTACGGCGGATGGTCGCCTGGACAGTGACGACGAGCTATTCGGCATCATGCTCAGCCTGTTGTCGTACATGGCGGAGCTGGAACACACCCTGATCCTTGAGCGAACCGCGGGCGGTCGGGATCAGAAGTTGGCCGCTGGCGGTTGGCCACTTGGCCAGCCTCCGTACGGCGTGATGCTCAGCGGTAAGGGCAGTAAGGCCGTTCCGGTCCTCTGTGAGGACGAGGTTCAGGTGATCGATATTGCCGCGAGTCTGCTTGTGGACCTCGGCTACTCGCGCGATGAGGCTGCCGCGCACCTGAACAATCTAGGCTCCCGCACTCGTAAGGGCCTGTCGTGGACAGGCGCGAACCTTGCCAAGCGTCTCAACTCCACAGCCCTTGACGGATACGTGGAGTTCCGCATCGAGCGCACCACCGAAGAAGACGAAGAGGAGACCTTTGAGGTCTTCCGGATCGAGGTTCCTCGGCCGATCAGTGATCCGAAGCGGGTGGAAGCTCTCCGAAGGGCTCTCAACCGGCGTTCGTTCAAGAAGAAGAACCTCACTCACTACCTGTTCACCGGTCGCCTGCACGCACTGTGCGGCGGCTACTACACAGGTGGAAAGCCTGCCGAGTCTCCCATCGCCTACTACCGGTGCATGGGAAAGCGGCTGGGACTGAAGTGCGAGTGCACGGAACTCCCCGCACCCGACGTAGAAAAGGCCATCTGGACTGAGGTTGAGGCTCTGCTCTCGGAGGTGGACAAGTTCAGGGCACTCGCCGCCAAGTGGTTGGGAGCGATCCCGGCACGCGCTGAGACGTACCGGAAGCGTCTCGCTGAGCTGGACGCGCAGATCGAGAAGAAGAGGGCCAGCCGCAAGGGTCAGCTCCTCGAAAAGCTCACCCAGATCTTCGAAGACGAGTTGGGTGAGGGCGCCGGAGACGGCATCGATGAGGAGACCATCCGAGAGGTGAAACAAGCCCTCCAAGCGAAGGAAGACGAACTGATCGCCGAGCGTGACCGTTTGGCTCGCTGGCTCAGGGAGGCCGAAGAACAGCAGCAACGGGCGGACGAGATCGTTTCCTTGGTGGAGGAGCGGGCGACCGAGATGGACTCCTTCACTCCTGTACAGCGCCGGGACCTTCTTGACCTCCTGGACATCCGCGTACAGGTAACCGGCAAGGGGCAGCCGCACCGGAAGGGGATCGCCGACCCCCTCACGGAGTGGCACAGGGAGACGGGCACGCTGGTGCCGCTCAAGATCAGCGATGGGGAGTGGGCCAGGGTTGACGCGGTCCTTCCCGACTTTCGCCAGACCGGGACGCCGAAGCGCGAGATGTTCGAGGCGATCTTGTGGAAGCTGCGGACCGCCGCGGGGTGGAGTGATGTGAGGATGTCCGGGAACTCCTGGGGTGCTGCGAGGAGGCGTGCGGAGGCCTGGCGTACCTCGGGCGCCTGGGAGGCCGCCATGGAGGCTCTGAAGCGCTGCGGTGGCGTTCCTGTGCCCCCGCTCATGGTCCTGCCACCCATGGAAGTTTGGGGCAGCATCGATCCGAGGTTCACGGCGCTGGAGCTGGAGGCCTGCGAGAGTGAGGGGGACGGCTGCAACCAGAACCACACCCACGCACAGTCTTCGGGCTCATCCAGCCGATCATGTTCGTGGTGCTGTTCACCTACGTGTTCGGCGGATCCATGCAGATCGGAGGCAGCACCAGCTCGGCCGCCTACACCAACTTCCTGA
- the greA gene encoding transcription elongation factor GreA, protein MTQTSENVTWLTQEAYNQLKAELEYLSGPARTEIAAKIAAAREEGDLRENGGYHAAKEEQGKQELRVRQLTQLLENAKVGEAPVSADGAVAPGMVVTIAFDGDEDDTLAFLLASREYASADIETYSPQSPLGSGVLGHKVGEDVEYELPNGKMASVRILKAEPYSG, encoded by the coding sequence GTGACCCAGACCAGCGAGAACGTCACCTGGCTGACCCAGGAGGCGTACAACCAGCTCAAGGCCGAGCTGGAGTACCTGTCTGGTCCTGCGCGCACGGAGATCGCAGCCAAGATCGCGGCAGCGCGCGAGGAGGGCGACCTGCGCGAGAACGGCGGGTACCACGCGGCCAAGGAGGAGCAGGGCAAGCAGGAGCTCCGTGTGCGCCAGCTGACCCAGCTCCTGGAGAACGCCAAGGTGGGCGAGGCTCCGGTCTCGGCCGACGGGGCGGTCGCGCCCGGCATGGTCGTGACGATCGCCTTCGACGGCGACGAGGACGACACGCTGGCGTTCCTGCTCGCCTCGCGCGAGTACGCGAGCGCCGACATCGAGACGTACTCGCCGCAGTCCCCGCTGGGCTCCGGTGTCCTCGGCCACAAGGTCGGCGAGGACGTGGAGTACGAGCTGCCGAACGGCAAGATGGCCTCGGTGCGGATCCTGAAGGCCGAGCCGTACTCGGGCTGA
- a CDS encoding DUF4307 domain-containing protein, with translation MSTASTRPPEGRYGRSPDADARTDRRLRTAGAVLGAVLIALVGFFAYHYVGQNEINAQVIAFKAVSDDAVEAHLEVHKDAGVSGYCTLRSQTGEGAEVGRADFSFSGAATRIDKVVTLRTTARGTTAELLGCHAR, from the coding sequence ATGAGTACGGCGAGCACGCGGCCGCCCGAGGGGCGCTACGGCCGTTCCCCGGACGCGGACGCGCGCACGGACCGTCGGCTCAGGACCGCCGGAGCGGTGCTCGGCGCGGTCCTGATCGCACTGGTCGGTTTCTTCGCCTACCACTACGTCGGACAGAACGAGATCAACGCCCAGGTGATCGCCTTCAAGGCCGTCTCGGACGACGCGGTCGAGGCGCATCTGGAGGTCCACAAGGACGCCGGCGTCTCCGGCTACTGCACACTGCGCTCCCAGACCGGCGAGGGCGCCGAGGTGGGCCGCGCGGACTTCTCCTTCTCCGGAGCGGCCACGCGCATCGACAAGGTCGTCACGCTCCGTACGACGGCCCGCGGGACGACCGCCGAACTGCTCGGCTGCCACGCCCGCTGA